A genomic window from Bdellovibrio sp. SKB1291214 includes:
- a CDS encoding ParA family protein, whose protein sequence is MGSIVAFINQKGGVAKTTTAINVAAQWAHNGKKVLLVDLDPQSSATRSIFGDMDFENTIYDVLTGELNAQDAVVKSETFGFDVIPSEIMLSGIEIILASKFGRESILKRGLAEIKDDYDIIVIDCSPSLGLLTVNALIASKDIVIPICPEYFSLKGIELILETLKNIHQGLGHKIDVRGIIISKYRNRKIVEKVINDLRTNYTIPVFNNYIPDSIVVEEAHHNHKPMLQYSPRNPAGQALANLAVEMWA, encoded by the coding sequence ATGGGATCAATCGTAGCATTCATTAATCAAAAAGGCGGCGTCGCTAAAACTACGACAGCAATCAATGTTGCTGCACAATGGGCTCACAACGGCAAAAAAGTTTTGCTGGTGGATTTGGACCCGCAATCTTCTGCAACTCGTTCTATCTTTGGTGACATGGATTTTGAAAACACGATTTACGATGTTTTGACGGGCGAGTTGAATGCTCAAGACGCTGTTGTGAAATCAGAAACTTTCGGCTTCGACGTAATCCCATCCGAGATCATGCTTTCCGGAATCGAAATCATTTTAGCTTCAAAATTCGGTCGCGAGAGCATTTTGAAACGTGGCCTTGCAGAGATCAAAGATGACTATGACATCATCGTGATTGATTGTTCTCCATCATTGGGTCTTTTGACCGTGAATGCCCTGATCGCTTCTAAAGACATCGTGATTCCGATTTGCCCAGAGTATTTCTCGTTAAAAGGTATCGAGTTGATCCTTGAGACTTTGAAAAATATCCACCAAGGCTTGGGTCATAAAATTGACGTGCGCGGAATTATCATTTCTAAATACCGCAATCGTAAGATCGTGGAAAAAGTTATCAACGACCTTCGCACGAACTACACAATTCCTGTGTTTAACAACTACATCCCAGATTCGATCGTAGTTGAAGAAGCGCATCACAATCATAAGCCGATGCTTCAATACTCCCCAAGAAATCCTGCCGGTCAGGCGCTTGCTAATCTTGCTGTGGAAATGTGGGCGTAG